In Desulfallas thermosapovorans DSM 6562, one DNA window encodes the following:
- a CDS encoding cold-shock protein, which yields MLQGTVKWFNDSKGYGFIEGENGKDVFVHYSAIQSNGFKSLSEGQRVEFEVTDGPRGQQASNVQVL from the coding sequence ATATTGCAAGGAACAGTAAAATGGTTTAATGACAGCAAAGGCTATGGATTTATCGAAGGTGAGAACGGCAAGGATGTTTTTGTACATTACTCGGCCATTCAAAGCAATGGTTTTAAATCCTTGAGTGAAGGCCAGCGGGTGGAGTTTGAAGTTACCGACGGACCCCGGGGCCAGCAAGCATCCAACGTGCAAGTACTCTAA
- a CDS encoding gamma-glutamylcyclotransferase family protein, whose translation MALLYLNRLFVFGTLLPGLTNYNRYLKACNPKTFPAKARGIMYYLPEDGYPVVLDGDGEVKGVIYESPDLLVILPEIDEIHKFTGIESQSDLIREIRDVTNLETGETVKAHMYLWPPAKADWLRENAVVLEDGDWANFLRKKN comes from the coding sequence GTGGCGTTATTGTATTTGAATAGATTGTTCGTATTTGGCACCCTGCTCCCGGGCCTGACCAATTACAACCGTTATTTAAAGGCCTGCAACCCCAAAACTTTCCCGGCCAAGGCTAGGGGAATTATGTATTATCTCCCGGAGGACGGATACCCGGTGGTTTTGGATGGCGATGGAGAGGTAAAGGGAGTAATCTATGAATCACCGGATTTACTGGTCATTCTGCCGGAGATTGATGAGATTCACAAGTTCACCGGTATCGAAAGCCAAAGTGATTTGATACGGGAAATCAGGGATGTTACCAACCTCGAAACAGGTGAAACCGTAAAAGCCCATATGTATTTGTGGCCACCGGCCAAAGCTGATTGGCTGAGGGAAAACGCAGTGGTTTTAGAAGACGGTGACTGGGCTAATTTTTTGCGCAAAAAAAATTAA
- a CDS encoding exo-beta-N-acetylmuramidase NamZ domain-containing protein — protein sequence MRKIIIMVVTVAALLLSCNAAFAQRAEFKLGNEMLMTPKYHHLIEGKRVGLVTNQSGVNSEGVSTIDVLAGDPTIQLTALFGPEHGIDGKAKAGAYVESYTHPTLGIPVYSLYGATREPTAEMLKNVDVLVFDVQDIGARSYTYMSTLNYCMKAAKKNNKTVVVLDRPNPLGGETVDGPVMEDHYITFVGVDNLPMAHGMTAGELARFFNRKIGVDLEVVPMEGYTRSMIYQDTGLKWVQTSPNIPDLDSVFGYMATGLGEGTGIGQADQFKWIGGKGLDAQKFADLLNNAGLPGVVFEPEQKGERGGVRLNITDYRNFRPAKTGIYALAIAHSLTNFTVPKSGDTVVMFDKIMGTDKIGRYLEQGLTPQQIEAQYESALKQFEEERKQYLIYGDEPGQGTGNNNTGHNNGPVNAGQVVQPISVIVEGHAIDFDAAPFVDTNNRLMVPLRAIVEALNATVDYDEETKEITIVKQGRTNIFMLNSNMVLVDGELKSMDTMPVVKNGRTMVPVRYVGEYFGAYVNWDPASRIVTVD from the coding sequence ATGCGTAAAATCATTATCATGGTGGTGACAGTGGCTGCGTTGCTGCTGTCATGTAACGCCGCCTTTGCCCAGAGAGCGGAATTCAAACTGGGCAATGAAATGTTGATGACACCCAAGTACCACCACCTAATTGAGGGTAAAAGGGTGGGGCTGGTTACCAACCAGAGCGGTGTGAACAGCGAGGGTGTCAGCACCATTGATGTGCTGGCGGGAGACCCCACCATCCAGTTAACGGCATTGTTTGGCCCCGAGCATGGCATCGATGGCAAGGCCAAAGCCGGTGCCTATGTGGAATCATATACGCATCCCACACTGGGCATACCGGTTTACAGCCTGTACGGAGCCACCAGGGAACCCACCGCCGAGATGCTGAAAAACGTGGATGTACTGGTGTTTGATGTGCAGGATATCGGGGCCAGGTCCTATACCTACATGTCCACCCTTAACTACTGTATGAAGGCGGCGAAGAAAAACAACAAAACTGTGGTGGTGCTGGACCGCCCCAACCCGCTGGGTGGTGAGACAGTGGACGGTCCCGTGATGGAAGACCACTACATCACCTTTGTGGGTGTGGATAATTTACCCATGGCCCATGGTATGACAGCCGGGGAACTGGCCCGGTTCTTCAACCGAAAAATTGGAGTTGATCTGGAAGTGGTGCCCATGGAGGGTTATACCCGCTCCATGATCTACCAGGATACCGGTTTGAAATGGGTACAAACTTCGCCCAATATACCTGATTTGGATTCTGTATTTGGTTACATGGCCACCGGATTGGGGGAAGGAACGGGTATTGGCCAGGCCGATCAATTCAAGTGGATTGGCGGGAAAGGGCTGGATGCCCAAAAGTTTGCCGATTTACTAAATAACGCGGGCCTGCCCGGAGTGGTTTTTGAGCCTGAGCAAAAGGGCGAAAGAGGCGGTGTCCGGCTGAACATTACAGACTATCGCAATTTTAGGCCGGCTAAAACAGGTATTTACGCTTTAGCCATTGCCCACTCGTTGACTAACTTTACAGTGCCCAAAAGCGGTGACACCGTGGTTATGTTCGATAAGATTATGGGAACCGACAAGATTGGCCGTTACCTGGAGCAGGGCCTAACACCGCAGCAGATTGAAGCACAATATGAAAGTGCGTTGAAACAGTTTGAAGAAGAAAGAAAACAATATCTTATCTATGGAGACGAGCCCGGGCAGGGGACCGGCAATAATAATACCGGTCACAATAACGGCCCGGTAAATGCCGGCCAGGTCGTGCAGCCCATCAGTGTCATAGTGGAGGGCCATGCCATTGATTTCGATGCGGCCCCCTTTGTGGACACCAACAACCGTTTGATGGTACCGCTGCGGGCCATTGTCGAAGCACTGAACGCCACAGTGGACTATGACGAGGAAACAAAGGAAATTACCATCGTCAAACAGGGCCGGACCAACATATTTATGTTGAACAGCAACATGGTGCTGGTAGACGGGGAGCTTAAGAGTATGGATACCATGCCTGTGGTTAAAAACGGCCGCACCATGGTGCCGGTACGCTATGTGGGCGAATATTTCGGCGCATATGTTAACTGGGATCCCGCCTCTCGCATCGTTACGGTCGACTAA